A stretch of DNA from Flavobacteriaceae bacterium MAR_2009_75:
ACCGGTAAAATGGTATAATGGTCTTCAAGCAGGTCATAAAAATTTTCAACGAAAGTGTCGAGCGGTGTTTCACAATATCGCTTCCAATTTTTGGCTAAAAAATGATCGTAGAAGATATCAACTATAACCCTACTGTAGTGACTGTAGTTTTCGTGCAGTCGTTTACTGCTCATTTTAGGTATCGGGTGAGAATCGGTAAAGGTATCGATTTCACGATGCAGTAAAATACCTTTTTGAACACGTAGCGGTAGATGTTTGAATTTATTCCCGCGAATGCTGTCGGCAATAAAATTACCCAAAGTGATTTCGTCGTCGTTGTATGATAGATAAATATGGGCCAAAAAGTTCATGGGCTCGAATTTACAAATTGCTTACATAGTTTTTGCTACATACCTGTATATTTGCCAAAACATTTAGAAAAATATGACACTGATCAAATCTATTTCTGGAATAAGAGGAACCATTGGGGGCAACCCAGGAGACAATTTAACCCCAATAGATGCTGTTAAGTTTGCAGCAGCTTATGGTATTTGGCTAAAAGATTATTCTAATAAAGAGAAGTTGAAAGTTGTCATTGGTCGTGATGCACGACTTTCTGGTGAGATGATTCAAAATTTGGTAGTCTCTACATTAGTAGGTTTAGGCATAGATGTGATAGATCTGAATCTGTCAACAACACCCACAGTGGAAATTGCCGTACCCTTAGAAGAAGCCGATGGAGGAATAATTCTTACGGCCAGCCATAATCCGAAACAATGGAACGCACTAAAACTACTTAACGAGAAAGGGGAGTTCTTAGATGCGGCACAAGGTGCTAAAATTCTCGAAATTGCCGAAAAAGAAGATTTTCATTTTTCAGATGTGGATGATTTGGGTGAAATTGTTCGTAACGATTCTTATATAGATATTCATATTGACGAAGTGTTGAATTTATCTTTGGTAGATGCCGATACTATTCGCAAGGCAAAGTTTAAAGTCGTTGTAGACGGGGTCAATTCTACGGGAGGTATTGCCATACCTAAGCTGTTAGAAGAACTTGGGGTAGAAGTGGTGAAACTTTATTGTGATCCTACGGGTCATTTTCCACATAACCCTGAACCTTTAAAAGAACACTTGGCTGATATTTGTGCGTTAGTTGTAGAAGAGAAAGCGGATTTCGGAATTGTAGTAGACCCCGATGTCGATAGGTTGGCGTTTATAGATAACGAAGGTGAGATGTTCGGTGAAGAATATACTTTGGTCGCTTGTGCTGATTACGTTTTAGGTAAAACCAAAGGTAATACGGTTTCAAACCTATCGTCTTCTCGCGCTCTTCGAGATATTACCCAAAAACACGGTGGCACTTATGAAGCTTCAGCTGTTGGAGAAGTGAATGTGGTAACCAAAATGAAGGCCAACAATGCAATAATCGGTGGTGAAGGTAATGGAGGTATTATATACCCTGAAAGTCACTATGGTCGAGACTCTTTGGTCGGTACCGCATTGTTTTTAATGTTGATGGCTGAAAAAGGGGGTACTGTTGCCGAGTTAAAGGCAAGTTATCCCTCTTACTTCATGAGTAAAAAGAAAATTCAGCTTACTCCAGAACTGGATGTCGACGCTATACTGAAAGCCATGGCCGAAAAATATCAAGACGAAGAAATATCGACAATTGACGGAGTGAAAATAGACTTTGCAGACAATTGGGTGCATTTAAGAAAATCGAATACCGAGCCTATTATTAGAATTTATACTGAAGCGGCAAGTCAACAGGCAGCTGATGAATTGGCAGACCGCATTATTGGTGAAATCAAGACGGTAGCCGGAATATGATAGTTAAAACAATGAAGACCTTTACGGGTATTGTAGTTCTGTTGTATATCTTCTCGTTTGTGGTTGAAACCCAGGCCCAAGATACCCTCAGGGTTATGAGTTTTAATATATTACATGGAGCTACGGTAGAAAATGATTTTAATTTGGATTCACTAGCTGGAATCATAAAATCATACGATCCGCATTTGGTAGCTTTACAAGAAGTGGATTTTAAGACTAAACGGGCCAAATCTTACGATTTGCCAACAGAGCTAGGTTATCGTACCCAGCTAGCTCCGCTATTTGCCCGGGCCATGTATTATGATGGCGGTGAGTATGGTGAAGGTATTCTTTCTAAATTCAGTTTTGTCACAACAGAGAAATTGGCCTTACCACATTTACCCGATTCTGAACCTAGGGCTGCGGTTATTGTAAAGGTAGAAACACCCAATAAGAATATCGTTCAGTTTGTGGGTACACATTTAGACCATCAAAAAAACGGTAAGGATAGGGAAATGCAGGCAAGGGCCTTGGTAGAGCACTTTAGCAATGATTCTACACCAACCTTATTGTTAGGTGATTTAAACGCCCAGCCAAATAGTGAGACCATTGCCATTCTTAAACGTGTATTTACCCAAAGCACAGTAGAAGGGGCAAGAAAACATACATATCCTTCCAAAAAACCCAACATAAAAATTGATTATATTTTATTCAATCAGCCGAATTTTTGGAAAGTAATAGATTATCAAGTTTTGTGCGAAAATTATGCCAGTGATCACTGTATTGTAATGGCTACTTTGGTTTTTACACCGTGATTTTTTGAGAGTCAAAATATTCCTTTCGTACCACCTTGGCAGTTTTATGGTCACCTGTGTGATGCCAACCCGGAGGCATAAAAATGTACATACACTTAGTTTTAATACTAGGGGCATTCCAAACATCCTTTCCTAGCGCAACAAATTCACCAAAGTAAACATCCATAAAATTACCGGAATCCATTTCTCGGGTGATTCCGTACTTGATTTTTTCCCCGTCCTGTTCTTCTTGGTAGGTACCAAAAGCCCGGTCCCATATATTTAAAAGATTACAAAAATTGGTATCCATATATAATGGATTTTTTGCATGATGGACCCTATGATGTGAGGGCGAAAGAATATATTTTCCCAATCTACCAAACTTACCTTTTTTAATTACGTTTTCCCCTGCGTGTATAAATGCGCCGTAGGTACCATCAATAAACATGATTGCAAAGAGCATTTCGGGTTGTACTCCCGCTAAAATGCAAATAGTTGTTCTAATCGTATCTGCATAGGGAGCTTCTAAAAAGAAATGCGCGTAGGTAACAGAGAGATTCATGTCTTCAGGAGCATGATGGGTAGAATGTAAGCACCAGAACAACCGAACCTTGTGGCCAAGGTAATGGTATATAAAATGCGCGAACTCCCAAATAATATAGCCATAGATAAACCAATACCAAGTGGCGTCTGTCTGAAATGGGGCCAAAGGTTGAAACCAACCTATACAAAGGGTGACCATGGCAATGGCTATAAACCTTCCGACAAATCTGTTGAAAACATATATCAGAAAATTTACTTTATAGACCCTTGTTTGCTGTTTTTTATAGATAAAGCCCAATGTCAGTTCCAACAAAACTAGCAAAGGAATAAGGGGGATGATAAAAGATGTGATGCCGTCGTAAGTGCGCAAGGCACCATAATTACCGGTTTTGAGAATTTCCCAAGCCTGGGATATCCCTAAAAAACCTATGATTTCCTCATAGATAATTTCTAGAACTTCCATGTATTCTTAGATTTTTGGTTGTAAAAATGGTTTGGTACCGAAATATAAAAAGAACTAATTAAAATCCTATAAAAATTCTTCTGGAGCACTATTTCTATGCTTCCATCTACGGTGGGTCCAAAGGTAGTGTTCCGGCCTTTCTTCAATCTGTTGTTCGGCGAGGCGTAGAAAGGCATCCGTAATTTCGTTCTTTTCTGTATTGGCTCCTGAGGTTGTTATGGGTATGAATTCGGCCTCATAAAAACCTCTTTTCACTTTAGATACTTTGAGAAAAACTACAGCGAGATCCATTCTTCGGGCCATAATTTCGGCTCCGTTTACAACGGGAACCTTAATACCCATGAAATTGGTCCAATAATGGGCTAAATGTTTCTGGGGCGATTGATCGCTCACCATTCCGAAAATACCCGTAATGTTGTTTTTATGGTTTCTAACTACTGTTGGCACCACCTGTTTCTGGGTGATTAAAGTGGTATTCCACCGCGCACGTACATTTTTAACCCATTGATCAAAATATTTGTTGCTTATTTTCTGGTAAACGGCATAACCTTTGGCTTGAACATAATTATTGATGCTCACGTTCCATTCCCAATTGGCATAATGGGAGCATACGACCAAAACACTTTTAGATTTTTCAATTTCTAAAAGTAAATCAATGTTTTGTACTGCATATTTCTTTTTGACGGCCTCTTTAGATAAATTCATAGTTTTTACCATCTCTAAAAAAGTGTCACATAAGTGTTTGTAGAACTTTACTTCGATTGATTTTAATTCCGATTCCGATTTAAGTGGTAAGGCTAAGCGTAGGTTGGAGCGGACAACATCTTTTCGATAGCCGACAATTCGATAGACAATAAAAAAAACAAAATCTGAAAAGCCATAAAATAGTCGATGTGGCAGTCTGGAAATCACCCAGAGCAAAGGAAAAGCCGATACGAAAACGAGCCACTGCATGCTTAATTTTTAATGGGCAAATATAGCTATATTTGGCACGAAAATATCTTACCACATGTACAATATAGATTTGATCACCATAGTGGTCATCGCAGCGAATATTCTAGTTTCCCTTAAAGGCTTCAACGATGTTTCGTTCTTTGAGCGATATAAATTTAATATCTCGGCCATTGGGGCTGGCCAAAAGGAGAGAATGCTCACTTCTGGGTTTCTACATGTCGATTGGGCACATCTTTTCTTCAACATGTTCACTTTATATTTTTTCGCCCCGGTGGTGATCAGTTGGTTCGGCCCTGGTAAATTTCTAATCGTATATTTTGTGAGCTTGGTATCGGGTAGTCTATTGGCAATGTTTTTTCATAAAAATGAGCCTTATTATAGTGCCGTTGGTGCAAGTGGGGCGGTTACAGGCGTGTTATACGCAGCTATTCTATTACAGCCCAATATGCAGTTAGGTATTATGTTCATTCCCATTCCATTACCAGCTTACGTTATTGGTATCGGTTACTTATTATATTCTATCTACGGAATGAAAAGCCGTATTGGAAACATAGGACATACCGCACACTTTGGCGGAGCCGTAGGAGGCTATGTGGTAACTTTGCTGTTTTTCCCAGATTTGTTGGTAAGGGAAACTTTAATGGTTTTTTTATTGGCGTTGCCCATAGTAGTTCTTTTTATAATGGAAAAGATGGGCAAAATATAACCAATTAGTTTCTACATAGAATTTACCGTTCATCGATACAAAGTTGCTATGCATTAAAAATTTCCAACCGTTTATCGAAAAATTTAATCGAAAATATACACTTCGATTAATTTTGACGTTTGATTAGAACCCAAATCTAATTGCATTAAACCTACTAATGATGAAAAGAGTTTCCCTATCCGCCTTGGCGGTACTCATGTTCGCTGCCTCTTGTAGCGATGAGACAACGGTCTACAGCGACCCTTCAGAAGATGTTTCTATTGAAAAAAGTGAATCGGTCTTAGAAAGCAGTATACTTTTCGATGATGCCGGTGTTCTAGATATTGCTAGCGAAGCCTCTTTAACAGGTAAAACTGCTAAAGGTGCCGAAGAAATGGCCGGTGATTATCCCTTGACCTTGGTGGCGCGTGTAGACCCACCATCTTATAGTGGTGCTGAGAATTTGACCGCCGCCCACGTACATTTAGATGGCGATTACGCCTATGTTGCTTATAATACGGTAGAAGATGGTTATGCCGGGGGTATAGACATTGTTAATGTCAATGATCCAAACAACCCTCAAGTCACTTCTAGATTATATTATTCTAACGCTGATATTAACGCGATAGAATATAATGATGGATATATTTATGCCGTTGGCGGTGTGGATGCCGAAAAATCGGTTAGAGCTACTTCTAATTCATTTGTAGTGAAAATTCTTGTGTCGGGAGGCCGAATGGATACTGGTGCTGGCCTAACCTATGGTTTTCAAGAAGGGTTTAATGCCACCGATGTAGAAGTTACAGGTAATACGGTTTACGTTACAAGTGGTAAAGACGGTTTGTTGACCGCATATAATAA
This window harbors:
- a CDS encoding acyl carrier protein phosphodiesterase, which encodes MNFLAHIYLSYNDDEITLGNFIADSIRGNKFKHLPLRVQKGILLHREIDTFTDSHPIPKMSSKRLHENYSHYSRVIVDIFYDHFLAKNWKRYCETPLDTFVENFYDLLEDHYTILPVGVKRMMPYMIADNWIFNYSKMDGIAKVLNGMNRRTNNKSKMNFAILDLEQHYEAFEKEFTDFFEELMTFSKQKYISLNSDSN
- a CDS encoding endonuclease/exonuclease/phosphatase family metal-dependent hydrolase; the protein is MIVKTMKTFTGIVVLLYIFSFVVETQAQDTLRVMSFNILHGATVENDFNLDSLAGIIKSYDPHLVALQEVDFKTKRAKSYDLPTELGYRTQLAPLFARAMYYDGGEYGEGILSKFSFVTTEKLALPHLPDSEPRAAVIVKVETPNKNIVQFVGTHLDHQKNGKDREMQARALVEHFSNDSTPTLLLGDLNAQPNSETIAILKRVFTQSTVEGARKHTYPSKKPNIKIDYILFNQPNFWKVIDYQVLCENYASDHCIVMATLVFTP
- a CDS encoding rhomboid family protein, whose translation is MYNIDLITIVVIAANILVSLKGFNDVSFFERYKFNISAIGAGQKERMLTSGFLHVDWAHLFFNMFTLYFFAPVVISWFGPGKFLIVYFVSLVSGSLLAMFFHKNEPYYSAVGASGAVTGVLYAAILLQPNMQLGIMFIPIPLPAYVIGIGYLLYSIYGMKSRIGNIGHTAHFGGAVGGYVVTLLFFPDLLVRETLMVFLLALPIVVLFIMEKMGKI
- a CDS encoding phosphomannomutase, whose product is MTLIKSISGIRGTIGGNPGDNLTPIDAVKFAAAYGIWLKDYSNKEKLKVVIGRDARLSGEMIQNLVVSTLVGLGIDVIDLNLSTTPTVEIAVPLEEADGGIILTASHNPKQWNALKLLNEKGEFLDAAQGAKILEIAEKEDFHFSDVDDLGEIVRNDSYIDIHIDEVLNLSLVDADTIRKAKFKVVVDGVNSTGGIAIPKLLEELGVEVVKLYCDPTGHFPHNPEPLKEHLADICALVVEEKADFGIVVDPDVDRLAFIDNEGEMFGEEYTLVACADYVLGKTKGNTVSNLSSSRALRDITQKHGGTYEASAVGEVNVVTKMKANNAIIGGEGNGGIIYPESHYGRDSLVGTALFLMLMAEKGGTVAELKASYPSYFMSKKKIQLTPELDVDAILKAMAEKYQDEEISTIDGVKIDFADNWVHLRKSNTEPIIRIYTEAASQQAADELADRIIGEIKTVAGI
- a CDS encoding sterol desaturase/sphingolipid hydroxylase (fatty acid hydroxylase superfamily), whose protein sequence is MEVLEIIYEEIIGFLGISQAWEILKTGNYGALRTYDGITSFIIPLIPLLVLLELTLGFIYKKQQTRVYKVNFLIYVFNRFVGRFIAIAMVTLCIGWFQPLAPFQTDATWYWFIYGYIIWEFAHFIYHYLGHKVRLFWCLHSTHHAPEDMNLSVTYAHFFLEAPYADTIRTTICILAGVQPEMLFAIMFIDGTYGAFIHAGENVIKKGKFGRLGKYILSPSHHRVHHAKNPLYMDTNFCNLLNIWDRAFGTYQEEQDGEKIKYGITREMDSGNFMDVYFGEFVALGKDVWNAPSIKTKCMYIFMPPGWHHTGDHKTAKVVRKEYFDSQKITV
- a CDS encoding KDO2-lipid IV(A) lauroyltransferase yields the protein MQWLVFVSAFPLLWVISRLPHRLFYGFSDFVFFIVYRIVGYRKDVVRSNLRLALPLKSESELKSIEVKFYKHLCDTFLEMVKTMNLSKEAVKKKYAVQNIDLLLEIEKSKSVLVVCSHYANWEWNVSINNYVQAKGYAVYQKISNKYFDQWVKNVRARWNTTLITQKQVVPTVVRNHKNNITGIFGMVSDQSPQKHLAHYWTNFMGIKVPVVNGAEIMARRMDLAVVFLKVSKVKRGFYEAEFIPITTSGANTEKNEITDAFLRLAEQQIEERPEHYLWTHRRWKHRNSAPEEFL